In Equus quagga isolate Etosha38 unplaced genomic scaffold, UCLA_HA_Equagga_1.0 165024_RagTag, whole genome shotgun sequence, the sequence TTTAGTATTTCAGTAAATACTTTGAAAGGGCTTCTGAGCAGccttattttgtattaaataataGTATAGCTGGCTATGGTATGTTAAGGTCTCGGATTggtatagtttatttttattccttaattcagtaaatgaaactttattttagCCGCTTTTGTATATTCTATGTACTTTTTCCgtctaaaaataacatttttttaaatgtaaattgttcTTCTGAGCCTCATAATAAATGGAAATGCTGACCATTACAATTTTAgggaaaacttaaaaatgaaaatgtatttaaagtttatatttgcTTTCCTGAATACTTCACTATTGCTAGTTTATACAAAAAAGTGACCTTAAATagtgatttaatattttttttaatatttttattttctggaataatattttttaatattattctggaacttttttgttttgtaatagtTGCTCTCCTTTGGTGAAAAGCAGTGTGTGTTCATCAGTAAACTTGTCGTACACTTGAAGCCAGTTTCAGCAAATTCTTCAACAAGCCCTCAGGCTCTAGGATCAAGGATAGACCTTGACAGGGTCCAAACCATCATGGAGTCCATGGGGTCTAAGTTATCACCTGGAGCTCAGCAACTGATGAATATGGTTAGATTGCAGCAGCAGGtaagtagaaataaatttctttccagataccattaaaaatgtcaaaataatagctttttatAAGGACATGTAGCGACTTAAATGTTTTGTTTGAACTTTTactcttgatttatttttgtttacttttataaaatagcaTTTGGTACACCTACtctcttacaaaatatttttgttacagaTCTTCACAATTTCCCATGAATTCACTCACTCTTTCATTCAGCAAGTGTTTATTCGGCACCTTCTCAGTGAATAAGGCACTGTTTTGAGCATGTTAAAAGGTTCAAAGATCATCTGTCAATAGCCTGTCTTTAATGATCTCTATGGTCTCATTTTATCTAGGCCTTTAAAGAAGAAGTGTGGGATTAGGCAAGTAAATTTGGAGAGATGcagtttgagagagagaaaatagtatGGATTAAATCTTCAGTACTAGAAGAAATAGGATATAGCTAGGAGATGAATAgaagttcatttttcttaagtGAAGAAGTGATAAAGTTTAAAGTAGATTGGGACTGGATCATAGAGGGCTttgaatgctatttttaaaagtttgtaggTGTTTTTGAcctacattttaagaaattccaATTCACTGTTATGTGTAAGATGGATCAGAAGGAGAGATGAATCAGTAGAAAGGGAGACTATAAGGAGAGCAGCTACATGTTCTTTCCCTCATCCAGATGAAAGTTAAAGAGGGTCTAAAAGTGGACATAGTAACATGATGGTGGATTGAGAGGTGCTAAAACAATGGAGCGATTAGGACTTGACAACTAAGTTAATACTGATATTACGAGAGAAAAATAGTGTCAGACGTGAAATTGCAGTTTTGAATATGGCAATACCAATAATATAATGTAAGTGGAACCCAAGGGAGGAGGCTACTTTGGGAAAAAGGAGTTTAATATGGGGAAAATTGAGTTCCAGATGTGAATAAAACATTACCTTGGATGATGTGAGCATTTGGAAACAGGATTGGGGGTGGTGGAATGGAAGGGAAGTTTGAGAGATGAGAGATGTACCCCTAGGAGATGATAAGGAAAGTGGTGAGAGAAGATGCTGGAGCAAGGAAGAAAGATCCTCAGAGCAGCTACATTTGGTAAGAATatagggagaggaaaaaggaaccaGAAGAGTGGAAGACAGCTGTGTGataaagtagcaagagaaaagatTTGTCAGGAGACCTGAATTCAAGTTCTGCTGCTGACATTATTAGTTCTGTCTTACTTGGCATTACTTCatctttttgaggaatttcttCATGTTTATGATCTAAATGATAATACTGCTAAGATCATAGGATTAATGTGAACGTTTGAAAGAAATAGTACAAATGAAAAACTCATGTAACTTTGTGAGATTTACCAATATTAATTAAGTACAAATATCGTTGAAGCAGTGGGCAGATATAGGAGAGTTGATGATGATTATGGAAACCATGGAAAGGAGAGTTTCAAAAAGAACAAGGTccatactttttttcctttgatgaggaagattcaccctgagctaacgtctgtgccagtcttcctctattttgtatgtgggttgctgccacagcatggctgctgatgaatagtgtaggtctgcacccaggatccaaacctgggccgccaaagtggagtgtgccaaacttaaccactaggccatagggccagACCccatacttttctttctctggtaCCATTATCTCATCTCATTACCTCAGGAGGTTCCTAACTGGTCCTCCTGCTCCACTGCAATCCGTTCTCCACAGAGCAACCAGAATGATCTCAAAGGGTAAATCAGACTTGCCCTTCCCCTGTGTAAAGCCCCCTGTTGCTTCCCATCACACTCAGAATTAGTCTAGATTCCTTACCCTGGCAACTAAGATCTGGGTCCTCCTTGCCTTCTcaacctcatctcccaccacaCTTCTAGATGCCTTGCTATAGACATTCAGGTGTGTGTATTCCCTGCTTATCCAAATGTGTTCCCACCTCAGGCCCTTCACACCCTCAACTGTTCTCTTTCACCAGAATCCCTTTCCCCAGAACTTGGCATAGctggctttttctttctattcagaTTTCAGCTTAAATGTTACATGCTTAATGAGACCCTCTCCAACCACTCAGTTTAAGTTAGCCTTTCCCTCCAAATCTATATATTTTCATCAGAGCCTTCTTggctatttttgttgtttatgtaTTGGTCTTTTTATCTCATTAAGATATAAACTTCACGCAAACAGGGACCTGGTCTGTCTTGTTTATAGCtccaaataaatatacaatatatattccCCTTGAATTATCAACTAAGTACTCCTTGGAGATTTTCAGGGCATCAGTTTGAATAATGATGAGATGGAAATCAGATTTTGAGGAATTAGGTTGTAAATGGGTAGTTGGAATGGGGAAGTATCCCGCGTAAAATGGATTTGTTTCAAGAATGATAGAGATAATGAGCCTGCCTCGGAATCCTTTGGAATGTTTATAAAGTGCAGATGCCTGGCCCTCACCAATGATCTGCAACCCAGAGGGTGGGATCCAGGAATCAGTATTTTAGATAGGCATCCCCCAGGGAGTCTTAGGCATAGTGTAGTTTAAGAACAAATGTTTGAGGGGAAGAATCCAGTGGAGATAGagattgaaaatgtaaaaacaagaagaaattagTTTTTTGCACGAGATTTTGGCAACATTAGAGGAggttaatgagttaaataaaatcaattcatggactgatttttatgttttaaaaacttaactttgggaaaaaaagtaacatgGATAGTAGTTTTTTTTGCCATGTCTTTAAGTTGTTTTTGGTTTAATTCCAGAAGTGTAATACATTTTCTTTGCCATGAATTTCAATCAATTCAGAAGTGTGTTAAGTAAATCGTAAAAGTGCTTTCCCAGCTTTCAATGTATTCCCCAGCTTGGTGTGTATCCTTCTAGAGTCTTCTATGCATATAGAAACACTACAAGTCCTCCCACACAACATATGTGTGATAACTTGCTTTCCCCACATACACGCTAAATAATTGCATATGGGAAAATTTGGGGAACACCCTGGGGAAGAAAGGTGATACAGTTCAATCTTCTTTTCAACATGCTAATAAAAGACTTCTTAGTGGGGAGGCTGTATTTGTGGAATGATTCTTACAGCATATACCTGGTCCTCTAGGACTGCTTATTGTTAACAAACCAGGAATCTATGGAAAGTCTCCCTGAAAATGTCATGTACGCTgtgtaagtatttgttgagtatcAGGTAGGGATGTTCCATGATCAGTACTGCTCCTTCTGTGGAAGTGCTGTAACCACACACGTTGTTTGGAACCTTCATAGATTAATTTGGGCAGGACCTGTCctgaaggggaaagaaaggaCCTGGGGAGCTGCCTTACAAGCCCTGGACCTCTCCCTGCTTCACCTGTGCCTTGTGATTAGCTATTTTCTTGAAAGTTTTGTTCAagttatttcttatttccttgtATTGGAAGTTCAGGTTTGCTGGCtttgatttgtttttgctttagcAATTTAGAATAATTGAATAGTTGTTCTGTATCaaagtgcctagcatatagtTAGCATTTAATGTCATCTGAATGAAGGGATGTGCcccattttctcaaagaaaatatattcagttaTTCAAGATTTACACTGTTTACTTTTATCACCTTtggaataaaaatcttttttcttgctttttcaaggtgataattatttgtatttttataataaaacaagtTAGTCTTTTCAGAAATCCTACAAGATGTTCAGAGATAAACGcttaatttttcagaaatctaGGGATATATGTGCACATCTATGAACTTATGTGTCCACACATATACatagttctttacatattcatatataagTATATGGACATAATTCTACATAAATGCTTTCATGTTCTTTTAGGCTGCTCTATAACCATTTTCCACATAACACATGACACAGACTCTAGGcaataagtatatataaattattttatacatattccTCTGCCTACTTTCAAGCGGGTTTGATGTGCCTTGCCAGGCAACataacacagcaaagaaaattaagaattaaatagaatcaaatgaaaggaagcagaagaatggccACAAGCAGCTAAAGTTGGTTCATTTACTGTACTGCCACATAGACTCACTTGTGAATTTCTTGATATTtaataccaagaaaaaaaaaatcaccttaagAGCTTTCATCTGAGAAAAATATGACTAATTTTTATAATCAGtgaatttcttataaataatcaaaatattatgatgtattagaaaagaaaaactcccaTAGCAAATACCTTATTTGcatttggatttttctgtttaaaatttctGCAAAATTTAATTGTCACGTACAATTTTGACATTGATTCCACTGTAAATATGATTGCTGGTTGTGtagaattttcagttttctatcatAAAGTTTTTTTGCAGTATTTATACCAGTGCCAAAAATCATTGAGCTTTGCCATTATGATTGAGTAAAGCTCCTTTCCTCCAAGttgtctaattttaaaattttgtatatatgaTTGTATATAGTTCTTCATCTTCTAGGAATAATTTAAAGTTTACTTGAAACTTGCATTCAATAGAAGAAGATAACATTTCTTTATAAAGAGCATTCCTCCAAAGTGCCATTCAGTAAAAGAAGTTCCATGGGGActctcctgctcccaccccaccgGCTTTCCTGGCTCTCATTATTcccctttcctgctttatctttccTTAAAGTAATTATCACCATCTTCATCTACATGTTGTATTGTCTGTTTGTCTTTGTTGTCTCACTCAGCCTGCTCCCTTAGAATATAGGGTCCACAGAtcaacaatttttgttttgttcagtgtCTTGTTTCCAGTGCCTGAAACAGTGCCTCACACAAAGTAGATttctggtaaatatttgttgaatgaatgaattttggaCTGACTTAATCCaggaatcattttttttaatatctgaaaaatatatgGACTGAGTTTCTTTGGCTAATCTTGTGTAATACTCTTCTCAGTCTCTCTCATTAGATGTTGAGCAACAATGAGTATAAGACGATATCCCCCTATAAGAATCCCTAGTAGAGTTCTGTGTTTGGAATTTAGGATAGAGCCATATAATTAACAGTTAGCTAGACTATATAGAGgtagttttgcttttctcttgtggaAAAATTGAAGAGCATAACAAGAACATGCACACCTGTATAGGAGACACTGTAACCTCCTCTCAAAAGTGACCCAGAATCTTCTCAGAAAATAACATAGCATAGCCAGTTGAGTTGAGGCAACAAAACATCACCTATTATCCTACAAATTATTAAAGCAGACATAGCCAAAAAGTAGCTCATTTTCATCAGTGAAAATGTCACATATGTACCCATAGAACATCTGGTGTATCCTCCATGAAAACTAGTTGCAAAAGATATCCTTAGGTTGGCTTACCATTTGTGAAAGTTGACAGATGATATTTAATTCTATGAAAATTATTATTGTGACTCAGTTgaaaatactacattttattactataaattaaGGGGGCCTCTGTagtagaaacattaaaatatgccAGTGCAATTTTACTAAGTATGCTagtatgtattttaatattttcttaggaaaaacaaCAGTGAAACGATTAAACGCCCtgactctgggggctggccccatggccgagtagttaagttcgcgtgctccgctgcaggtggcccggtgtttcgttggtttgaatcctgggtacggacatggcactgctcatcaaaccatgctgaggcagcatcccacataccacaactagaaggacccacaacgaagaatatacaactatgtaccggggggctttggggagaaaaaggaaaaaaataaaatctttgggggaaaaaaaaaaaagccctgactCTGGAGttaggtggcctgggttcatgtcccagttctgccacttactagctgtgttacCATGACCAAGTACCTTTAGCCTTGGTCTCCTCAACTTAATTTTTGGATAATCATTGTGGCCTGCTTTATACAAatgttttgaggatcaaatgagtgaGTGCACATTGCCTAACTCTAAATTACTCCAaaagttagctgttattattattaacagtaCTAGTAACATTTCTGTATTTACCTTGCTTAGAATTGTATTCCCATTGGAGAGCAGCTTCAGTCAGTTTTGGGAAATACTGGACACAAGCATATGATTGACCTACAATCATCGTCTACTTCaggagccttcagcaagtcatcgTCCACACCTTTTCCTTTTAGAACTGGATTGACATCTGGAAATGTGCCTGAAAACTTAAAAGCTTACATTGATAAAAGTACGCAGCCACTTGGTGGAGGAAATATTACAAACCTTGAAGAGCGTAAAATTGTGCCGCAAAACCATTCTCTTCTTGAGAATGATCTTAAAAATGCAGTATCTTCTTTCCTATCAAAGAAAGCAAGTGACAACTCAAATATACCAAATTCTGAGCTGCTGCCTTTTCTCCAGAATTTATGTAGTCAAGTTAATCATCTCCGTGTGGGACATAACACCAAGTGGCCGGAAAACATCACCAAGCCTGGGGAAGGCGTTGGTGTTGcgtaagtatttattttaagaaaatgtggtTTAGATTTGGTACATAGGAGAATCAACTGGAAGAAAACAAGTTTGTTTCAGTAACTACTGCCTGAAAATGTTTCCAGAGATAATTTTAGGAGCTTTTACATTTTACCATTAACACTTAGAGGAAGTACATATTCTACAGAGTAGAATGGATTGCTTTGAAAGAAGTAGCTAAAACTGGTGATGTTGACCACTTCTCAAGCATTTTATGGAAGGGGTACAAGTGTCCAAAAGAAGTTGGAGTAGAAAGTTATCTGTGAGAATGAAGAGGGAGTGCAGGAACAGTACTATGTACATTTTTTCCCTGATTTTACTAAATGAGCCATTGTAATGGATTTTCTTTGTAGATCATGTTTGACCTGGCTAATTTTAGAattatcaaaacatttttttttttaaagattggcagctgagctaacaactgttggcaatcttttcttttttctgctttttctctccaaatctccccagttcatggttgtatattttagttgtgggtccttctagttgaggcatgtgggatgctgcctcagcgtggcctaatgaggggtgccatgcccgtgcccaggatccgaactggcgaaaccttggaCCATCGAagcggagagcacaaacttaaccacttggccgtggggcggCCCCTAGAGtcatcaaaacatttttaagctCATAATTATTTGTAGGTTACAGGCCCTTATTCCCTGATCTCATAATTCCAATTTTTTGGCAATCCTGGTTTGATTGAGGGATGGCTAAGTATTTAGTATATTCCCCATCCTTTATGTAGATGTAATGTGTCATAATATTGTACTAGACTGGAATTCTGAACTCCAGTCATAGTCCTGGCTTAACTATTTTGCCTTGCTGTTTAAATCTTTtggcttagattttttttttttattgagttcataataggttacatcaatgtgagatttcagttgtacattatttcttgtgtcaccacataagtgctcctcTTCATCCCCtgtgcccccttcccctggtaaccactgaactgctttctttgtccctgtgtttgttcgtattccacatatgtgtgaaatcatctggtatttgtctttctcagtctggcttattttgcttagcataattccctccaggtccttccatgttgttgcaaatgggatgaatttgtctttttttctggctgagtagtattccattctatatatatacaccacatcttctttatccaatcatcagtcactgggcacttggattgtttccatgtcttggctattgtgaatactgctgcgatgaacgtaggggtgcatatgtcactttggattgttgattccAAGTTTgagtagatactcagtagtgggatacctgagtgatatggtagttctgtttttagtattttgaggaatctccatactgttttccatagtggctgcatcagtttgcattcccaccagcagtgtatgagggttcctgtctctccacaccctctccaatatttgttatttttagtcttagtgattatagacattttaacaggggtaaggtggtatcttagtgtagttttgatttgcatttccctgatgattagtgacgttgaacatcttttcatgtgtttattggccatctgtatatcttctttggaaaactgtctgttcatatcctctgcccattttttgatcaggctgtttgttttcttattgttcagatgtgtgagttccttatggagattaaccccttgtcagatatatgatttgcaaatattttctcccagttggtgggttgtctctttgttttgatcttagtttcttttgctttgcagaagctctttagtctgatgaactcccgcttgtttattttttcttttgtttcccttgtctgagaagacatggtatttgaaaagatcctttttagttcaatgtcaaagggtatactacctgtattttcttccaggagttttatagttttaggacttatcaagtctttgatccattttgagtttatttttgtgtatggcgtgagatgaTGGTgtgccttcattcttttgcatgtggctgtccaggtttcccaacaccatttattgaagagactgtcttttctccatcatatgttcttggcacctttgtccaagattagctgtctctagatgtgcagttttatttctaggctttcagttctgttccattgatgtgtgtgcctatttttgtaccagtaccatgctgttttgatcactatggctttgtagtacattttgaagtcagggattgtgatgcctccagctttgttgttttttctcaggattgctttagcagtttggggtctttggttgccccacatgaattttaggatcctttgttctatttccatgaagaatgtcattgggattgcagtgaatctgtagattgctttgggtagtatggacattttaactatgtttattcttccgatccatgtgcatggaatctctttccacctctttatgtcattatcagtttctttcaataatgtcttatagtcttCATTGTGTAAATCCTTCAcgtccttagttaaatttattcctaggtactttattcttttagttgcaattgtaaatggaattgtattcttgagttctctttctgtaagttcgttattagagtacaaaaaagcaactgatttttgtaaattgattttggaccctgcaactttactgtagttgttaattatttcttagttttccaatggattctttggggttttctatatgtaagatcatgtcatctgcaaacagcaagagtttcacttcttctctccctatttggattccttttattcctttctcttgcctaattgctctggccaaaacctccagtactgtgttgaagaagagtggtgagagtaggcacccttgtcttgttactgttctcagagggaaggcattcagtttttgcctattgagtctgatgttggctgtggt encodes:
- the LOC124233235 gene encoding putative uncharacterized protein C10orf88-like, giving the protein MYMNVCGIIIPNSQKLLSFGEKQCVFISKLVVHLKPVSANSSTSPQALGSRIDLDRVQTIMESMGSKLSPGAQQLMNMVRLQQQNCIPIGEQLQSVLGNTGHKHMIDLQSSSTSGAFSKSSSTPFPFRTGLTSGNVPENLKAYIDKSTQPLGGGNITNLEERKIVPQNHSLLENDLKNAVSSFLSKKASDNSNIPNSELLPFLQNLCSQVNHLRVGHNTKWPENITKPGEGVGVA